In one Conger conger chromosome 5, fConCon1.1, whole genome shotgun sequence genomic region, the following are encoded:
- the gyg1a gene encoding glycogenin-1a isoform X1 has protein sequence MAADQAFVTLATNDNYSKGAMVLGRSLRNHKTSRKLVVLIGPHVTEPAREVLQKIYDEVRLVDLLDSRDAAHLSLMKRPDLGVTFTKLHCWTLTHYSKCVFMDADTLVLSNVDELFNREELSAAPDPGWPDCFNSGVFVFRPSNETYEQLIQVCTKDGSFDGGDQGVLNSFFSNWATADITKHLPFIYNLSSIAIYSYLPAFKQYGSEAKVVHFLGKMKPWNYSYDTATKSIKGHSQDPSTLHPDYLLRWWDIYSGSVLPMMKEQYGSQAFYSGCEDSFIETASPHPAVICDRYKDEIHNGMSKIHVSAPAAPSISSEERKQKWEQGQADYMGMDSFENIQRKLDSFLN, from the exons ATGGCAG CAGACCAGGCATTTGTCACGTTGGCCACCAATGACAACTACTCAAAGGGAGCAATGGTGCTCGGCAGATCCCTGCGTAACCATAAAACATCCAGGAAGCTGGTAGTGTTGATTGGCCCCCATGTGACTGAACCAGCCAG ggaagTGCTCCAAAAGATCTATGATGAGGTCCGGCTAGTGGATTTGCTGGATAGCAGGGATGCAGCCCACCTGTCCCTGATGAAGAGGCCAGACCTTGGTGTCACCTTCACCAAGCTCCACTGTTGGACACTGACACACTACTCCAAATGTGTCTTTATGGACGCCGACACACTG GTGCTGTCGAATGTGGACGAGCTGTTTAATCGTGAGGAGCTGTCTGCTGCTCCAGACCCTGGCTGGCCAGACTGCTTCAACTCCGGCGTGTTTGTGTTCCGGCCTTCCAACGAAACCTACGAGCAACTCATCCAGGTCTGCACTAAGGATGGCAGCTTTGATG GTGGGGACCAGGGAGTTCTCAACAGCTTTTTCAGCAACTGGGCGACTGCGGACATAACAAAGCACCTTCCCTTCATCTACAATCTCAGCAGCATAGCCATCTACTCTTATCTCCCAGCATTCAAGCA GTATGGCAGCGAGGCAAAGGTGGTCCACTTCCTGGGTAAGATGAAGCCATGGAACTACTCGTACGACACTGCAACGAAAAGCATCAAGGGGCATTCACAGGACCCGTCCACGCTTCACCCCGACTACCTTCTGAGGTGGTGGGACATCTACTCTGGCTCCGTGCTACCAATGATGAAGGAACAGTATGGGAGCCAGGCCTTCTATTCTGGATGCGAGGACTCT TTCATCGAAACGGCATCTCCTCATCCAGCAGTCATTTGTGACCGCTATAAG gATGAAATTCACAACGGGATGTCCAAAATCCACGTCTCCGCACCCGCAGCCCCCAGCATCTCCTCAGAAGAACGCAAGCAGAAGTGGGAACAAGGCCAAGCAGACTACATGGGAATGGACAgctttgaaaacatacagaGGAAGCTGGACTCTTTCCTAAATTAA
- the gyg1a gene encoding glycogenin-1a isoform X2, with amino-acid sequence MADQAFVTLATNDNYSKGAMVLGRSLRNHKTSRKLVVLIGPHVTEPAREVLQKIYDEVRLVDLLDSRDAAHLSLMKRPDLGVTFTKLHCWTLTHYSKCVFMDADTLVLSNVDELFNREELSAAPDPGWPDCFNSGVFVFRPSNETYEQLIQVCTKDGSFDGGDQGVLNSFFSNWATADITKHLPFIYNLSSIAIYSYLPAFKQYGSEAKVVHFLGKMKPWNYSYDTATKSIKGHSQDPSTLHPDYLLRWWDIYSGSVLPMMKEQYGSQAFYSGCEDSFIETASPHPAVICDRYKDEIHNGMSKIHVSAPAAPSISSEERKQKWEQGQADYMGMDSFENIQRKLDSFLN; translated from the exons ATGGCAG ACCAGGCATTTGTCACGTTGGCCACCAATGACAACTACTCAAAGGGAGCAATGGTGCTCGGCAGATCCCTGCGTAACCATAAAACATCCAGGAAGCTGGTAGTGTTGATTGGCCCCCATGTGACTGAACCAGCCAG ggaagTGCTCCAAAAGATCTATGATGAGGTCCGGCTAGTGGATTTGCTGGATAGCAGGGATGCAGCCCACCTGTCCCTGATGAAGAGGCCAGACCTTGGTGTCACCTTCACCAAGCTCCACTGTTGGACACTGACACACTACTCCAAATGTGTCTTTATGGACGCCGACACACTG GTGCTGTCGAATGTGGACGAGCTGTTTAATCGTGAGGAGCTGTCTGCTGCTCCAGACCCTGGCTGGCCAGACTGCTTCAACTCCGGCGTGTTTGTGTTCCGGCCTTCCAACGAAACCTACGAGCAACTCATCCAGGTCTGCACTAAGGATGGCAGCTTTGATG GTGGGGACCAGGGAGTTCTCAACAGCTTTTTCAGCAACTGGGCGACTGCGGACATAACAAAGCACCTTCCCTTCATCTACAATCTCAGCAGCATAGCCATCTACTCTTATCTCCCAGCATTCAAGCA GTATGGCAGCGAGGCAAAGGTGGTCCACTTCCTGGGTAAGATGAAGCCATGGAACTACTCGTACGACACTGCAACGAAAAGCATCAAGGGGCATTCACAGGACCCGTCCACGCTTCACCCCGACTACCTTCTGAGGTGGTGGGACATCTACTCTGGCTCCGTGCTACCAATGATGAAGGAACAGTATGGGAGCCAGGCCTTCTATTCTGGATGCGAGGACTCT TTCATCGAAACGGCATCTCCTCATCCAGCAGTCATTTGTGACCGCTATAAG gATGAAATTCACAACGGGATGTCCAAAATCCACGTCTCCGCACCCGCAGCCCCCAGCATCTCCTCAGAAGAACGCAAGCAGAAGTGGGAACAAGGCCAAGCAGACTACATGGGAATGGACAgctttgaaaacatacagaGGAAGCTGGACTCTTTCCTAAATTAA
- the gyg1a gene encoding glycogenin-1a isoform X3, producing MAADQAFVTLATNDNYSKGAMVLGRSLRNHKTSRKLVVLIGPHVTEPAREVLQKIYDEVRLVDLLDSRDAAHLSLMKRPDLGVTFTKLHCWTLTHYSKCVFMDADTLVLSNVDELFNREELSAAPDPGWPDCFNSGVFVFRPSNETYEQLIQVCTKDGSFDGGDQGVLNSFFSNWATADITKHLPFIYNLSSIAIYSYLPAFKQYGSEAKVVHFLGKMKPWNYSYDTATKSIKGHSQDPSTLHPDYLLRWWDIYSGSVLPMMKEQYGSQAFYSGCEDSDEIHNGMSKIHVSAPAAPSISSEERKQKWEQGQADYMGMDSFENIQRKLDSFLN from the exons ATGGCAG CAGACCAGGCATTTGTCACGTTGGCCACCAATGACAACTACTCAAAGGGAGCAATGGTGCTCGGCAGATCCCTGCGTAACCATAAAACATCCAGGAAGCTGGTAGTGTTGATTGGCCCCCATGTGACTGAACCAGCCAG ggaagTGCTCCAAAAGATCTATGATGAGGTCCGGCTAGTGGATTTGCTGGATAGCAGGGATGCAGCCCACCTGTCCCTGATGAAGAGGCCAGACCTTGGTGTCACCTTCACCAAGCTCCACTGTTGGACACTGACACACTACTCCAAATGTGTCTTTATGGACGCCGACACACTG GTGCTGTCGAATGTGGACGAGCTGTTTAATCGTGAGGAGCTGTCTGCTGCTCCAGACCCTGGCTGGCCAGACTGCTTCAACTCCGGCGTGTTTGTGTTCCGGCCTTCCAACGAAACCTACGAGCAACTCATCCAGGTCTGCACTAAGGATGGCAGCTTTGATG GTGGGGACCAGGGAGTTCTCAACAGCTTTTTCAGCAACTGGGCGACTGCGGACATAACAAAGCACCTTCCCTTCATCTACAATCTCAGCAGCATAGCCATCTACTCTTATCTCCCAGCATTCAAGCA GTATGGCAGCGAGGCAAAGGTGGTCCACTTCCTGGGTAAGATGAAGCCATGGAACTACTCGTACGACACTGCAACGAAAAGCATCAAGGGGCATTCACAGGACCCGTCCACGCTTCACCCCGACTACCTTCTGAGGTGGTGGGACATCTACTCTGGCTCCGTGCTACCAATGATGAAGGAACAGTATGGGAGCCAGGCCTTCTATTCTGGATGCGAGGACTCT gATGAAATTCACAACGGGATGTCCAAAATCCACGTCTCCGCACCCGCAGCCCCCAGCATCTCCTCAGAAGAACGCAAGCAGAAGTGGGAACAAGGCCAAGCAGACTACATGGGAATGGACAgctttgaaaacatacagaGGAAGCTGGACTCTTTCCTAAATTAA